One Nitrospira sp. genomic window, CCTTCTTGGGAAGCTTGGCGACCGCCGCCAGCTCTGCCGGCTGCACCACCTTCCCTTCCAAGACTCCGACTGTAATCTTGATCTTCTCTTCGCGCTTCTCCAGGCCGATCCAGTCCCGCAACACCTTCGTCGGCAATACGGGATCGTCATAGCCGATCACCATGCCGGTCGGCCCCTTGAGATGCGCCGTCAGCCCAGCGAGACTCGTCCCCTCAGCCGCTCTGATCGCCAAGGTGTTCTTGACGATCCGATATTCGGCCTTCGCCCCGCGCAGCTGCTTCCGCAGTTCCGTGACCTGATTCACGGGAAGCCCGACAGACTCCGTGAGGATGGCGAGCCGCGCGCGACCGAACTTTTCGGTCAACTCCGCTACTGCCGTCGTTTTCTCTTCCTTCTTCATACGTGACCCTTTCTCTGCAGACGCTGTTGAACCCAGCGCTCACTTAACTCCACTGCTTGGTCAACGCCACCGTATCCAACTGCACACCAGGCCCCATCGTGCTCGAAATCGTGGCAGTCTTCAGGTAACGCCCCTTGCAGGACGCCGGCTTCGCCTTGATCACCGACTCGATGATCGCCGAGGCATTCTCATAGAGCTTATCGATATCGAACGAGACTTTCCCGACGGGCACTTGCACGATTCCCGCCTTCTCGACCTTGAACTCGACGCGGCCCTTCCGGATTTCGGCCACGGCCTTGCCCACCTCGAACGTGACCGTTCCGGTCTTCGGATTCGGCATCAAGCCGCGAGGACCCAGCTGCTTGCCGAGCTTGCCGACCGCCGCCATCAAATCCGGCGTGGCAATCGCGCAATCGAAATCCAGCCAGCCGCCCTTGATCTTCTCCATGAGATCGTCGGAGCCCACGAAATCAGCCCCCGCCTGGCGAGCCTCCTGCTCTTTTTCCCCCTTGGCAAACACCAGGACACGGACCTGCTTGCCGGTCCCGTGCGGCAACGACGTGGTCCCGCGCACCATCTGATCCGAACGCTTCGGGTCGACCCCCAAGCGCAGGGAGAGATCCACCGACTCATCGAACTTCGCATAGGCCGCCTTCTTGACGACATCGACCGCTTCACGCAGGACATACATGCGCGGCTCGACTTTCTCCAACGCGGCCTTCATTTTCTTTCCCATGCCTCGTACTCCTTCTTCCCAAACGCCGTCCGCCCTACCCCTGAACTACCACACCCATGCTGCGGGCCGTCCCCTCGATGATCTTGATCGCCCCTTCGAGATCGGCCGCATTCAAATCGGACATCTTCTTCTGCGCGATCTCATTCAGCTGCTTGCGCGTAATCTTGCCGACTTTATCCTTTTGCGGCACGCCGGATCCCTTGATGATGCCGGCCGCCTTCTTCAATAAATCTGACGCCGGAGGCGTCTTCATGATGAAGGTAAAGGTGCGATCTTTATACACGGTGATGATCACCGGAATAATGCTATCGCCTTCCTTCTGGGTCTTGGCATTGAACTGCTTGC contains:
- the rplA gene encoding 50S ribosomal protein L1; protein product: MGKKMKAALEKVEPRMYVLREAVDVVKKAAYAKFDESVDLSLRLGVDPKRSDQMVRGTTSLPHGTGKQVRVLVFAKGEKEQEARQAGADFVGSDDLMEKIKGGWLDFDCAIATPDLMAAVGKLGKQLGPRGLMPNPKTGTVTFEVGKAVAEIRKGRVEFKVEKAGIVQVPVGKVSFDIDKLYENASAIIESVIKAKPASCKGRYLKTATISSTMGPGVQLDTVALTKQWS
- the rplK gene encoding 50S ribosomal protein L11, with translation MAKEVSAQIKLQIPAGKANPAPPVGPSLGQHGVNIMEFCKQFNAKTQKEGDSIIPVIITVYKDRTFTFIMKTPPASDLLKKAAGIIKGSGVPQKDKVGKITRKQLNEIAQKKMSDLNAADLEGAIKIIEGTARSMGVVVQG